The following DNA comes from Oncorhynchus mykiss isolate Arlee chromosome 16, USDA_OmykA_1.1, whole genome shotgun sequence.
CTAATATGTTAACTAGTTTTTGCAAAGTCATTCGCCTTCATTCATTTCTCCTGCGCCGCCCATCCTTTTGATAGTCGTCCCAGTGAGCTGCCGAATACGCCTGAAATCAAGGCTCTGTCCCTATTACTGGTATTCTGTTACAGCCAAATGAAAACACCCTACAATGCTACGCCCCACCCGCCCGTCAGCTTACTTGCCTTAATATTCTGaaataaatgtgtttattttttagaAAGATATGTTTAGAGCATGCCCATTCAAGCTTATCTAACTTTAGATTTCCTAACGAACCAGAAAATCAGTAGTTATTTCTGATTGTTTATCAAAGTTATCTGGTCAACTCATTTATCCTGctatgtaatgtatgtatgtatatgtatgtatgtacagtgcgttcggaaagtattcagacctcttccccttttccacattttgttacgttatagccttattctaaaattgtttaaataaaaaaatgttcctcatcaatctacccacaatgccccataatgacaaagcgaaacaggttgacattttaaccaaatgtatataaaaaaaacagaagtaccttatttacataagtattcaaaccctttgctatgagactcgacatttagctcaggtgcatcctgtttccattgatcatccttgagatgtttctacaacttgattggagtccacctgtggtacatttaattgattgaacatgatttggaaaggcacacaggtgtctatataaggtcccacagttgacagtgcatgtcagaggaaaaaccaagccatgaggtcgaaggatttgtcggtagagcgccgagacaggatcttgtcgaggcacagatctggggaagggtaccaaaacatttatgcagcattgaaggtccccaataacacagtggcctccatcattcttaaatggattgatgaggggaacaaaaatatttaatccattttagaaaaaggctgtaacaaaatgtgggaaaagtaaaagggtttgaatactttccgaatgcattgtataccCATCTGGGGACATTTGCTGAGCTAATGCTGTAGGCCTACTGGCCATAATAATAACAAGAAACAATAACAGAAGTCAAAATGCATTTTACTCCAGCTGCCAATGCATACTGCTGTAGACTAGGCCTACGTTTTTCGTGTCATATCACTACTTCTATTTGATTCAAACACACAAATCCAATTGTGGTAATATTAATTTAATTGAAAATATGTTCCCCTTTTTCCCAGATTCACCAAATATCGCTGAAAGACTAACTACGGACAAAATTGAATTCGGCACAATGGACTGCACTGCGTTTGGCGGTCATGAAAGTTGGCTGCGATTTCAGCACCTAGCCAGTGGACAGCGCCGCGGTACGGCCAGCTATAAATGAGCTAAGATTGAAGCACCAGAGGTTGATGTGGCTTTCCCATTATTTTAGGGAGGATTTAAAGAAATTGGGTGGTTACGTTTTTTGTACACAATTGTATGTTCttcctaacatacacacacacaatgtaacaGGACTGTTATCTAGAAAATATTTTATTATCATCATTTTGGTTGTTAAATACCCAATGGCATAGTCAAGATATGGAAGAGACTTAATCAAAGTAGAATAAAGGAAGTTTATGATATGGCTCATATATCCCAAACTGTATTAGTATATCTCCTCAATATCATGCATTGACTGTTCAAAATTGCATCAGTTCAAAAGAAACTCTTCCATTGGTAGAAATTCCAAAAGATGTCCTTTATGGCTCACTCTCCAGTCTCAATGGCCATGTCCTCCATCACTGTGGACTGTATGAGCTGTCTCTATGAGATAAGTCTTTGTAGTGTGTAAACATATAGGCACTTTCTGTATGACTGGCCATTTAGCCTGTGCCCAGTGGGGCAAACTGTAGCATAGGGCCTTGGTGGGCAGTAACAGTGGCTCCACTTTTCTTGCCCTCCTTTCCTTATCTCCTTCCTCCCTTTCCCTAGGAAGGACTATTTATTGCACATAACCTCAAATAAAAACATCAATTACAAAACCAAGACAACTGGCTAAAAACAGACTAAAAGGTGTTAAAAAAAGGATCACCATGTTAGATAATGTCTTGCAGTCCAGTCCCTCTGCTTTGCATTGGTCTGAGTGTCTATGTCAGTGCAGTCACCCCTTGGCCTCCTATTCCTCTTCCAGATCTAGACCTCAATGGTCTTGAAGTAGATGCGGGAGTACATGGTGTCTAGATGGCTGTGCAGGGCATGGAAGGAGGGCCGCTTGGAGGCCTCTGGGTTCCAGCAATCCACCATAACGCGATAGATGTTGGGGGGACACCTACTTGGACAGGACAACCTGTAGCCTGTCGACAGGAGCTCCAGCACCTCCTTATTGCTCTTtcctgtgtatgtgtttgtgtgagatcgagagcaaaagagagagagattgagagagagaaagagggagaagaataAATATTATTCAGAGGGATAAATATTATCAGTCAGAGGGAAATATTCAAAAGCATTTTTACAGATAGAGTTAATAGATTAACTGTAATGAGGGTTGACTTTTTCTCAAGATACGTGTTGTATAATGGTAAAAATAAGAATATTGTCTTGAAAACttttgacacacacaccatcgtaTGGCATCTTTCCTCGTGACATCATCTCATAGAGCAGCACACCGAAGGACCAGACGTCAGACTTGACAGAGAAACGCTGGTAGAGAGCAGCCTCAGGGGCAGTCCATCTCACTGGGATCTTAGTGCTTCTGCTGGCTGTGTACACactgtcctacacacacacacacacagagcgagagaggggacaTATCCAACCATTTGTGTTTACTAAGAATATTTTCTTATTCCTATGGAAATGTCCCAATTATTTTTTTGCTTTTTAAGCAAGAATCCTTGCTTTATCTGAGAGTGAACAATTTCGCCTTGACCAGGATAAGTAAGCCCAACATACAGCATATTTTTCTAAAGCTTTAGTTAACCTATAGGTTCTCCCTCTTAATTTCTCCATACATTTCACATTCATGTCACATCCATTCTATCCTTACCTTAATGATCCGTGCCAGTCCAAAGTCAGCCACCTTACAGACCAGGTCATCTCCCACCAGGATGTTCCTGGCCGCCAGGTCCCTATGCACAATGTGTCGGTCCTCTAGGTAGGCcatgccctcacccacctggctGCCCATGTAGATGAGGTGGGCAGAGGACAGCACATGACCCTCCGTCGCTGAGAACAGCATAGTGAGCGCACAGGTTAGGATCTGTCAAGCATGATAAGGTCTGCATAGTTACTCAATTGCTTTAACATATATGTTTATTagttaaaaacatttaaatctcAAACAGATCTTTGTCAGGTGAACTGAGTTGGAGTTATTTAATATGCAAGCCATATATGATTCCTGCTATTACATAATTTTTCAGGCAAGCACCCAATGACCACTTGAGGtttttgaatacttatgttattGGTGAAGCATAATCAtctatgaacacacacactgaatgcaATGTAAAGACTGGGGAACAGAGGGGAGGGTGTGACTGACTCACTGCCCAGGTAGGACTTGAGATTGCCCTTGGTCATGAGCTCAGTGACGATGTACACGGGCTCTCCCCTGGAACACAGGGCCAGCAGCTGGATCAGCTTGGGGTGGTGGAGGTTCTTAAGTGCCTGCACCTCCTTCACAAACTCATCCTGCTTAGTGTCctctgcagggggggggggggggggggggggagagagagagagaggctgaggtcaGTGCTGTCCAGGTGATAAGGAGCTTAGGACTGACCCTATGTAGTATTATAATCTCTTTATGAACAATATGAGAGCCCTGACCCAGATGGACCGACTCAAAGTTAGAGAGTATGTAATTGTGTGTTTTGTGCATGCATGTGTTCCTGCTTTTTATAACGTTTTGCCATTGCTGTACTTGCCCATCTGCATTATGTCTTTGAAAATAATTCCCTAATCAATAGTCACTCATCAAATATTTGCCAAAATTCTGCTTGTCGTGTGCTGAATCATGTATTAATATGATAGCAGCGAGAGCTAGCATGCTTACCTTGTTTGAGCATCTTGATGGCCACCTTTTTTTTCTGGTTGATCCACAGGGCCTCCCACACTTCTCCAAAGTGGCCCTCCCCCAGCTTCCTTTGCAGTTTAAATTCCTCCCGAGGATGCTCCCAGGGCTCCATGTCAATCAGCTCCCTCTGGGGACACCACAACAACATTGTTACAAGCAGCCTCACACAACTGGACACCACAACACTGTTACAGCAGCACAGAACACAGCTACCGGGTATGGCGAATACCTTCAAATACTTGAGCTGTGCTTCATTTTGTTTTCCCAGTACAATGGAACCAAtgaaatagtcccaaaagtgcaaactacAAGCAAAATTATTACGCATTTGtgtgtcaaataaaatcaaatagtatttgtcacatgcagcgaatacaacaggtgcagactttcccgtgaaatgcttacttacaagcccttaaccaacaatgagttaaaaagtaagaacattagcaaataaaaatagtaacacaatagaTTACAATAATGAGGCTTTATAGAAGGACTACCTGTgtggagtcaatgtgcaggggtacgaggtagttgaggtaataggtaaatgtaggtagaggtaaaagtGGCTAGgtaatcaggatagataataaacagagtagcatcaGTGTATGTGGAGAGTGcataagtgtgtgtatgtggcgtcaatattgtgacgaccctcccactctgtctgccgaattctttttctttgctcttgttttccttaatatgatgtcggtgggcggagccgggagggtcgtcagcgaaatgggacacctgggctcgggtgtgtcccaggataaatgcacctcttccccattcattggGAAGAcactctccatgcagacactgatagattttgtttgtttgcgttggcacctttcaacacccctcattatcgcATTTATCcacgcaaccactcacttacactactgattacacacaccattgctAATTGTATTTAGTTTACTTTGGTTAATAAATATATTGTGTTAATCCTTATCTCCACGTCGTTTCCTTTTTGTTACGGGcttcgagccggttcgtgacaagtggAGGCTCATCTGGGAACATAAGGTTGCTTCCTAAACATTGTGGTGTATAGCACTTTGTTGCATTATGAAGGACTAATACTAGTGTAATTTGGCTTACTAGCATGTGTGTTATGTTTGGGAGGACGTGGAGTTAATTTTAAACTCTGTAGGTGCTTTGTTTGCAACTTTTGTTACAGCTTGTTTGAGTTGTAATGTTTGGTGCCCAGTACTGGTTGCCTTTGTTTGTTTGGTAAACTTGCCACTGCGGTGGATAGTTGGCTGTGTGCTGCATTGGAGAGAGTACATTGGTTAGTTTCTAGGCCCCTGCCCAGGCTGGAGACTCTTGCTCTACTCGCTGTTGGGACATGGGTCCGAGGAGATGAGTACAATCGGTTGTGTACCTTAGTGGGAGATTTGGGTAGGGTAGTGACACTAGCTACGCGGAGCTATAGCCTTTTTCCCTctgttacatgctgaccagaccggacacgtctcgtgcgttgcaaaatacatttagaaatctgttattcaattatttgcgcgccaacgagcgtttgcgttgccaagggctaaaatagaattctttctatttctgacgcagatcgcgcttcaagtcctgcctctcccatctgcctctcccatctcttcattggttatacccacgtgggtgataggaagacaaactgttttgccggtcgtcatggtaatactatgaaagtttagatgccaatcaccatataaattcaaagatgaaaaagcctggaaggaggagagatgactagaaaccaCCCGGTTGGCCGTTTTGTGTGGATTAATTTTCGGAGTagaagaccttgtgcatttcaggtaaaataacaactcaatgtttatattccaggacaaattagctagcaacagcaagctagctaaataggacaaattagttagcaagctaactagccatacatgtttaatgcttttcgacctgtccccaaattaatgtcattggttcagagtttgttttgatattttaacctgtgtcgtgatcgtgtttggtgtagggggacaaaatacatttatgcacgatagcgTACGCGCGTGTGGTGTctgtggactgagcagttgtctcgGGGGCACATCGGTGGCTTGGGGGAATGTGCCAGCGTGCTGGAGGTTTATTTCCTTGCCAGCGGGCTACAGTGAGTAATTATCCACAcaaagactagggttgagttactgTAGGTTTTGGGGAAGCTCCATATATATCTAATCTCTCTTCTGTGGTGCCCAGTGTGATTGTCATTTCTCTGGTTGTGGTCTGGTGTGCTCAGCAGAGGGGAAGAGATTATATATTGTTTTCTTGTGACTATGGCATCTTACCTAGATGAGTTCGTTCGCTTTCCATCAGATGAACTGTTAGAATTATgtactaaagaacagctgttgaAGGTTGCTGAACACTACAAGGTTGAAATTAGTGATAAATGTCTAAAATTCTATTAGGTTGATATTGAAGGCCAATCTGATGGAGAGGTATTCTTGAAGTTACCACTGGGGCAGCCTCTGCTGAggactctctgtctccctgtaacGTTACAATGGTCGCTCCATCGGTTAGTCCTAGTAGTCTTTTTGAACAGCAGAAAGAACTGCTTATGTTATAGCTAGAGCATGATCGGCTATAAAAAGGAATTGGAATTTAAACAGGATTTGGAGCATGTTAAAATCGAGCTGCAACAAGAGCGGCTAGAGCTAGTTAGGGAAGGAAAGCTCTCAGGGGAGAGTTTGCTCTGGGAAGGTGACCCAGATGTACCTAGGGGTCGTGCCCCGGACACATTTGATATTGTTGGGAACTTACAGTTGTTGCCTAAATTCAATGAAAAGGACCCTGAgacattatttttgttatttgaaCGTGTTGCTGACGCTAGGACTTGGCCTGATTCTGAACACACTttaatgttgcagtgtgtgtTGACTGGTAAAGCGCAGGAAGCATATTCAGCTCTTAGTGTAGCCGACAGTGTCAGGTATGATAAGGTTAAAACGGCTGTGTTCCAGATTTACGAATTTGTTCCTGAGGCTTACCGCCAACGATTTAGAACTGGTTCCTGAGGCTTACCGCCAACGATTTAGAACTGGTTCCTGAGGCTTACCGCCAACGATTTAGAACTGGTTCCTGAGGCTTACCGCCAACGATTTAGAACTGGTTCCTGAGGCTTACCGCCAACGATTTAGAACTGGTTCCTGAGGCTTACCGCCAACGATTTAGAACTGGTTCCTGAGGCTTACCGCCAACGATTTAGAACTGGTTCCTGAGGCTTACCGCCAACGATTTAGAACTGGTTCCTGAGGCTTACCGCCAACGATTTAGAACTGGTTCCTGAGGCTTACCGGCAACGATTTAGAACTGGTTCCTGAGGCTTACCGCCAACGATTTAGAACTGGTTCCTGAGGCTGGGATGGGATGATAAACACATGTTGAGTTTGCCAGATAATTATCTTCAGTTTAATCGCTGGTGTTCCGCCTCTGCAGTTATGACTTTCCAAGGGCTGTGTGATCTGATTAGAGCAATTTAAGGACACAATCCCTGATCGTATAGCCACGTACATTAACGAACGAAAAGTAAAGACTGTCACTGAAGCTGCGGTTTTGGCGGATGAGTATATTTTGACTCACAAAAGTGTCTTTGAAGAGCCCCGTATTCGGAGTGAGTGGGGCGTTCGGAGAGATTTGGGGCTCACTCACCGAGATACTTTGGTTCATGGGCAGAGTTTCATTCAACTAGGGTTGAGCCTGACTCCCGTGGTAAGGCTGACTTTGGTCAAGAGTGTCACTACTGTAAAGGTTCAGGTCATTGGAAAAATGAATGTAAGTAAGGACCTAGTGCCAGTGAAGATCCTTAGCGACACAGGTACCTCTGAATCGTTTGTGTTGGAGTCTGTTACCCTTCTCTGCTGAGAATGATTTGGGGAATAGTGTTCTAATTAGGGGAATAGGTTTGAACACACTGTCAGTTCTGAGCCGTGGCGACCTGGTCACTGCACCGGTTAAAGAGAATACCACAAAGAAGTCTGTCACTGCTTTCCCTGTTATCCCGTTATCTGTATCCCGCTCAGATCTAATCAATGCGCAATGGGCTGACCCCACATTAGAAGAGTTGCATGACCAAATTGTGCCTGTGGAACAGTTGGGAGATGTCGCCCATGGCTATTTCCTCCAAGAGGATGTCCTGATAAGAATGTGGGTGTCTCATGGTAGTTGTTTTTTGGTCAGGTTGTACCAGTTAAGCTTCGTGAGTTGGTGTTGCCAACTTCCCACAACGATGTTGCTGGACACATGGGTGTGAGGAAAACCTACAACCGCATAATAAGACATTTATTTTGGCCTAGGTTAGAGGGATGTTTCTGAGTTCATCAACTTGTCACACCTGTCAATTAACTGGTAAACCTAATCAAGCTATTAAGCCGGTACCACTGTTTCCTATTCCTGTACTCAGCcaaccttttgagtatctgatTGACTGTTGGTCCTCTGCCTCGTTCTAAAAAgggtagtagttacctgttcactgtgatgtgTCAGACCACTAGGTTTCCTGCTGTCTATCCTCTCATGTCTATCACGACTAAGTCTGTGCTAAACGCTTTGACTCAGTTTCTCACTGTTTGGAATCCCTAAGGTCATTCAGAGTGATCAGGGATATAATTTCACAAATCTGTTTGGTCAGGTTCTCCAACAGCTCCATATTAAACACAATTTGTCTAGCGCCTATCACGCGCAAAGTCAAGGAGCACGGGAACGTTTCCATCAAACACTTAAGACTTTGAGAGATTATTGTAATGAGATGGATTGGGAGGAGGTGTTGCCTTGGTTACTGTTTGCCGCTAGGGAGGTTTCACAGGAGAGTACGGGTTTCAGTCCAAATGACCTTGTTTGGACATGGGGTGTGTGGACTTCTATCTGCTCTCCAGGATGACTGGAAGTCTTCCGAGCCCCCTGAGTCCCAGTTATCTTATGTTGCCTGTACTCCGCTGGTGAAATGGCTAAAGAGAAGTTATCATCTTCACAGGAGAGAATGAAGGGCATATTTGATTGGCGAACTGAGCCTCATCACTTTAGTCCAGGTAACCAGGTTCTTGCTCTGCTGCCAACTGTTGGTTCTCATTTTCAAGCCAAGTTTCATGGTCCATATGCCGTTGTGAGCCAGTGCACAGAGCAAAATTATCTAGTTGCCACTCCAGAACAAAGAAAAGCGCACCTACTGTGCCATGTAAATTTGTTAACCCTATTATGCACGTTCCTCTGAGACTGAACAGTGGGAGTCTACAGAGGACGGTCAAACCTGTTCTTTTGGCCGATACCATTAATTCGCTGGGTTCTTGTCATGCTAGATCTGTGCATGAGGAGGATGTTCCTGGTCCTGACGATTGCATACTGCAGGGTAGATTGTAAAATTCAGAGACACTGGATATTTTAGACAGCCTTCTCGCTCATCTACTTGTTGATGGGCGGACAGAGATGTTTGGTCTGATTCAGAGATTTCCAGGTTTGTTTTCTGatacacctacatgtacaaacttAATGGAACATGATATTGACATTGGAGATGCTGACCCCATTCGTCAGCGGTTCTATAGAGTTTCTTCAGAGAAACTGCGTTGTCTGGATGCTGAGGTCCGGTGCATGCTGGAGAATAAGATGGCAGAGCCTTCTTTCTCCAGTTGGGCTTCTCCCTGTATCTTGGTCAGTAAACCGGATGGGACAAACAGATTTTGTACGGACTACCATAAGGTAAAGTGTCACTAAGCCAGATTCATTGTCTCAGATGGAGGACTGCGTTCAAGTCGGCGCAGCAAAGTTTGAGCAAATTTGACCTGTTAAAGGGCTATTGGCAGGTGCCACTGACGCGTAGGGTGAAATATCTGCCTTTTACACCCTCTGGTCTGTACTCTTATTCGGTTATACATTTCGCCCTGCGTAATGCACCTGACACTTTTCATCATATTACCACTTTTCAGCGACTTATGAACAGGATTGTCTCCGGTCTGGCTGGGTGTGCTGTTTATCTGGACGATGTagttatagatatatatatatatatctatatctgcaGATACTTGGGAGGAACATCTGTCCCGTATTCAAGCCTTGTTCGACCGCCTAGCTGCGGGTTGCCTCACGATAAATCTGGCTAAATGTGAGTTTGCTCAGGTGAccattacatacagtgccttgcgaaagtattcggcccccttgaactttgcgaccttttgccacatttcaggcttcaaacataaagatatattgtatttttttgtgaagaatcaacaacaagtgggacacaatcatgaagtggaacgacatttattggatatttcaaacttttttaacaaatcaaaaactgaaaaattgggcgtgcaaaattattcagcccccttaagttaatactttgtagcgccaccttttgctgcgattacagctgtaagtcgcttgaggtatgtctctatcagttttgcacatcgagagactgacattttttcccattcctccttgcaaaacagctcgagctcagtgaggttggatggagagcatttgtgaacagcagttttcagttctttccacagattctcgattggattcaggtctggactttgacttgacttttttgaaccattccattgtagattttgctttatgttttggatcattgtcttgttggaagacaaatctccgtcccagtctcaggtcttttgcagactccatcaggttttcttccagaatggtcctgtatttggctccatccatcttcccatcaattttaaccatcttccctgtccctgctgaagaaaagcaggcccaaaccatgatgctgccaccaccatgtttgacagtggggatggtgtgttcagctgtgttgcttttacgccaaacataacgttttgcattgttgccaaaaagttcaattttggtttcatctgaccagagcacctttttccacatgtttagtgtgtctcccaggtggcttgtggcaaactttaaacaacactttttatggatatctttaagaaatggctttcttcttgccactcttgcataaaggccagatttgtgcaatatacgactgattgttgtcctatggacagagtctcccacctcagctgtagatctctgcagttcatccagagtgatcatgggcctcttggctgcatctctgatcagtcttctccttgtatgagctgaaagtttagagggacggccaggtcttggtagatttgcagtggtctgatactccttccatttcaatattatcacttgcacagtgctccttgggatgtttaaagcttgggaaatctttttgtatccaaatccggctttaaacttcttcacaacagtatctcggacctgcctggtgtgttccttgttcttcatgatgctctctgcgcttttaacggacctctgagactatcacagtgcaggtgcatttatacggagacttgattacacacaggtggattgtatttatcatcattagtcatttaggtcaacattggatcattcagagatcctcactgaacttctggagagagtttgctgcactgaaagtaaaggggctgaataattttgcacgcccaatttttcagtttttgatttgttaaaaaagtttgaaatatccaataaatgtcgttccacttcatgattgtgtcccacttgttgttgattcttcacaaaaaaaatacagttgtatatctttatgtttgaagcctgaaatgtggcaaaaggtcgcaaagttcaagggggccgaatactttcgcaaggcactgtaccttggaAAGGTGGTTGGGCAGGGTGAAGTGCATCCTGTTTGGGCTAAGGTGGTAGCTATTGATGCTTTTCCACCACAAACTACTAAAAAGGAACTGATGTGTTTCTTGGGAATGATTAGTTATTATCGTCGTTTTTGTAGGAACTTCTCTACTGTGGTTGCTCCCATGACAGATTTGCTGAAAGTTAAGGCAGTTTACGTATGGTCTTCTCGTTGTCAACAGGCTTTTGAAGATGCAAGAGGTTGCTTACCTCAACTCCGTTGTTGGCTGCTCCTCGCGTGGATTTGTCATTTACCTTGCAGGTGGATGCTTGTCATGTGGGGGCAGGTGCAGTTTTGCTGCAAGCAGATGTCTGTTTCGTTTCCAAAAAGTTGAACCATTATCAGTTGAACTACTCGGTTATTGAAAAAAGCACTAGCACTCATATGGGCGCTACAACACTTCGAAGTGTATGTCAGGAGTAGTACCTATTGTACTCGTGCTCCCAGTTCCTGAATGTCCACGTGACTGACCACTGTTATTTTGTGTCTGGTATTGTCCTGTTCTGTCGCTCCTGTCTGTTCCCTTCTGGTCTCGTTTTCTTTCCTCTTAAAGGTTGCTTCCTGTCCGCAAAGGTTGCTGAGGTCTGGGGAGGACGAGGTTGGCGGGGGCAAGTGGACGCAAAGGCTGGATCAATCTGTTGTATAACTGGTATAGTGTTCCGGGGTCTTTGTTGGTCCCCGGTTTtatgggggcgggggggggggtgtgtgtgtgtgacgaccctcccactctgtgtgccaaattatttttcattgctcttgttttccttaataggattTCGGTGGGCGGAGCCGGAAGAGTCGTCAGCGAAATGGGACACCTGGGctcgggtgtgtcccaggataaatgcaCCTCTTCCCCAGACATTGAtagattttggttgtggcatttttttgtctgtttttgtttgtttgcgttggtacctttcaacacccctcattatcacatttatccacgcaaccactcacttacactactgattacacacaccattgctaattgtatttagtttactttagttaataaatatttTGTAATTCCTTATCTCCACGTCGTCTCGCTTTTTGTTACGGGCTTCGAGACGGTTTGTGACAATATGCATGAGTGTGTGCAAAAAAGTGTTGTCACAtacacaaagtcaaaattggccaTAATCGtaattttatatttttatatttggTCTTActtcaaggttagggttaggcataagattAGCATTGTGGTTAGATTCAATCAGATTTTAAATAGACAAATTGTAGCAATAGGTggggggtttatgactttgtggctgtggtaactagtgtcGACTGCAAAAAAGGGTCACGCAAATAGtcccaggtagccatttgattagctgttcagcattcttatggcttggaggtagatgCTGTTCGGGAGCCTTTGTCCCAGACTTGGCGttctggtactgcttgctgt
Coding sequences within:
- the LOC110492300 gene encoding tyrosine-protein kinase SRK3, with amino-acid sequence MEVCCRGCMPCCSRLWNWIWPEFHYPNMTRPAEIPTISGDIRAPSPKKKPTQLYAALFDFEARSEEELTIKEGDKLSVIEKRGDYVLAKKLTGSMESGLVPATYVAILQDEFANHKWYYGNINRLKAEKLLLASQNKDGSFLVRISESHSDEYTISARNDGKVFHFRIQRSLIGAYFVSDKISFATLGELIQYYQNNSRSLGVPLDEPCAQQRELIDMEPWEHPREEFKLQRKLGEGHFGEVWEALWINQKKKVAIKMLKQEDTKQDEFVKEVQALKNLHHPKLIQLLALCSRGEPVYIVTELMTKGNLKSYLGTTEGHVLSSAHLIYMGSQVGEGMAYLEDRHIVHRDLAARNILVGDDLVCKVADFGLARIIKDSVYTASRSTKIPVRWTAPEAALYQRFSVKSDVWSFGVLLYEMMSRGKMPYDGKSNKEVLELLSTGYRLSCPSRCPPNIYRVMVDCWNPEASKRPSFHALHSHLDTMYSRIYFKTIEV